From Anomalospiza imberbis isolate Cuckoo-Finch-1a 21T00152 chromosome 6, ASM3175350v1, whole genome shotgun sequence, one genomic window encodes:
- the LOC137476683 gene encoding mas-related G-protein coupled receptor member H-like yields the protein MEENSTTNLTLNNTISGSLDWEEFITSECSSIPYTLIVFAGVCLGISLCGLAGNGVVLWFLGFHTKQSPFTVYILNLAVADFSLLLLFLLLMLAFLTLAAFCTSLFPFIHHYRHFVFVLGFLCHLFDLSSLGLLAALSMERCVSVLCPIWYRCHRPRHLSGVVSGALWALAGVFVSSLYLTYTYTEDSETVLAGVALTISVIFSLMMLVSNLFLFLKLCCGSRRQQPGKLFVAILLNVLLFFAFGIPFCMEVFLNLPDSGHLFPEDPSLLLALLNCSLNPVIYVLVGSCRRRRFQRSVRVALRRVFEEKAGSDEESHGPGDTVVEVTAV from the coding sequence ATGGAGGAGAACAGCACAACAAACCTCACCCTGAACAACACAATTTCTGGCTCTCTGGACTGGGAGGAATTTATCACATCTGAATGCTCGAGCATTCCCTACACCCTGATTGTCTTTGCAGGGGTGTGCCTGGGGATTTCCCTCTGTGGGCTGGCAGGGAATGGGGTGGTCCTGTGGTTCCTGGGCTTCCACACAAAGCAGAGCCCTTTCACTGTCTACATCCTAAATCTGGCTGttgctgacttctccctgctTCTTCTGTTTCTCCTGCTTATGTTGGCTTTTCTGACCTTAGCAGCATTTTGCAcatctttgtttccttttattcaTCACTATAGGCATTTTGTGTTTGTCCTTGGGTTCCTGTGCCACCTGTTTGacctgagcagcctggggctgctggcagccCTCAGCATGGAGCGCTGCGTCTCCGTCCTCTGCCCCATCTGGTACCGCTGCCACCGCCCCCGGCACCTCTCGGGCGTCGTCAGCGGGGCCCTCTGGGCCCTCGCTGGGGTTTTTGTTTCCTCCCTCTACCTCACATACACCTACACTGAAGACTCTGAGACTGTCCTTGCAGGTGTAGCCCTCACCATTTCCGtcattttttccctcatgaTGTTGGTTTCCAACCTGTTCCTGTTCCTCAAGCTGTGCTGTGGCTCCCggaggcagcagccagggaagcTCTTTGTGGCCATCCTGCTCAACGTCCTGCTGTTCTTTGCCTTCGGCATCCCTTTCTGCATGGAGGTTTTCCTCAATCTCCCTGATTCTGGTCATTTATTCCCAGAAGACCCCTCCCTGTTGCTGGCATTGCTGAACTGCTCCCTCAACCCGGTGATTTACGTGCTGGTGGGGAGCTGCCGGCGGCGACGCTTCCAGCGCTCCGTCAGAGTCGCTCTGCGGAGGGTGTTTGAGGAGAAAGCCGGGAGTGACGAGGAGAGCCacggccctggggacactgtggtGGAGGTGACAGCTGTGTGA